Part of the Verrucomicrobiia bacterium genome is shown below.
CACTGGATAAGCTGTATTCATCGAAGCGGAAGACGCATGCATGCCGGCGGGACCCACCAGGTGAACGGGATAGCGTGGCCGGGAACCCGCGCCCGGAGCACCCGCTCGACCTGCAGACACAGCGGTGGTAGCCGGAACTATTCCGACACCGCAAACACCGTGCTTCGGTGAAACAAATGCCTGTTCATTCCAACAGCCCGCTGATACTGGTCCAAATTGTGCGCCCGATAATGTTCCTTCTTGTTTGTTTGTGCAGTCTTGCGGCGGGAGCCGCGCCGGTCAGCAGCCTCACACTGACCTCGTCCAGCCCCCACTTGGAAAGCGCTTTCAACTGGAACAAAGCAAAAGCGCTGAGCTGGGTGCGGACGGGTGTGAAAAGCGGCTACATTCCCTGCTACTGGGCCGGCTACAATTACCGCCAGGCTTTTTACGTGAGGGATATCGCCCACCAATGCGAGGGGGCGGCCTTATTGGGCCTCAATAATGAGAACTTCTCCATGTGGCAGGCGTTCGCCGGCACGGCCAACGAGTCGCGGCAGTGGTTTTGCCTGTGGGCGCTGGATTTCCACGGGAAAACCTACGCCGTGGATTATCGCAGCGATACCAACTTTGTTCGCGAGATTCCCGCACCACTGGAACTCGTGGACAAAGCCTACGCCTGCTATAAGTGGAGCGCCGATCCACGTTGGATCGGCGACCCGGTCCTGACGAACTTTTACCGGACCACCATGAATCAGTTTATCGCCAAACACGATGACAACGGCGACGGCATCGCAGAGGGGCATTCTATCGACATTTTCGACGGCGCCTGCGGCTCTTACTGCGAACAATCGGCCGGTGGCTATGGAGTGGGCGGCGACAACATCGCCACCACCTGGTCGGCCTACATCGCCTACGCGAACCTGCTGACGGCGACGGGCAGGCGTTCCGAAGCCGCTCTCTGCCTGGCGAAGGCCGATCGCGTGAAGCGCGAGTATGACCAGAACTGGTGGAATGCCGGCGCGGGAAATTACTACGCGGGCCGGACCATCGGCTTGACCGGCTGGATTACGAACTTTGACCAGTTTAGCAAGGAAACTTACGATTTCCAAGCGGTCAAGTGCATCGCCCAACCGGGAGACAGGGCTGATGCCATGCTGGAAAAAATAGACCATAATTACCGGGAGAACCGGAGGCATTATAATTTCGAATCCTTCACCTATTTACCTGAGGTTTTCTACAATTACGGCATGAACGACAAGGGCTGGTATTGGCTGAAGTGCATCATGGATTCTCACTATGACTATCCGGAGGTGTCGTTCACATCCGTCGAATTTATTGCCACGGGGATGATGGGCATCGAGCCGGACGCGCCGAACCACAAAATTGCCACGCTGGGCCGCCTAACCGACGAAGTGGGCTGGGTTCAACTCGATCACATCCCGGTCGGAGCCTACGACGTGCTGGTAAAGCACGAAAATTCCAACCGAACTACCACGGTCCGGAACAACACCGGGGACGCAACGCTGACCTGGGAGGCACGGTTTCCCGGCTCGTTCGAGATGCTCATTGTCGATGGTGTGCCGCGAACTGCCAGGCATAAAACTCTCAATGGCGTGAACGTTAGTTCCGTCGAAGTCCTGCTGCGCGGTGGTGAGCAAAAGACCGTCAAGGCCGAAGCGCAATAGATGCGGCTGTGGACAAATTGGCAACAGCGACCCGCGAGCGATGGCTCGTGGTTGGAAAAAGGCGCTCAGAAGAAAACACCTGTAACGGGTAAACGACCACGAGCGTGAATGCGGGAATTGCCGCCGACCGAACAAACAAAAAGCCATCAGCCGGCGAACAAGCACCGGGAATCTACCTGCAAGCTGAAGGAGAACGGGGGATCTACCACTACAAGGACTGCGAGGGGAGAATCACCTGCCATTACCATGGGTGTCCGTGGATCGCGGGGAAGCGAATCTGGCGATCGCTGGGATTTGCCTTCATGGCGCAGAGCAGCCTGAAGCTGGCACGCGAGGAATACAATCGCCGTCGCACCGAAGCCGGCGGTCAATCCAAACAACACGCCCTCTCAATGCGGGCTGGAGCCGAGAACAACAGTGAGACCAAAAAGGCCGCCGACCCTGGCGGGAAGTTGTCCGTGGCCGAAATCCTCACCCGTTGTCGTGATGCCGGCTTCCCGGACAAATACCTGACCACGGGCGCCGTCATTGATTTCGGCCCGAGCTCATGCCACGTTGCCGCCATGCAACTGCTCGAGGAATTGCGCGCCGAGCATGATCTGATTGACCAGATGCTGGATTCATTTCGGACCGCAGTGAGTCAATTCGTCGGCGCCCAAAGCGGCCCGCAGGACTTGGTTCGGTTCGTTCGCTTTTTTCGCGTGTATGCCGACCAATTCCACCATTCCCGGGAAGAGCAAGTGCTGTTTGCGACCCTGGCAAATCAACTCCATCTTCCCGGCGATCACGGCCCGATTGCCGTCCTGACCGATGATCACCGTCAATTCAAAGCCTGGCTGGATCAGATCGAGCAGTTGGTCGCGAAGCAACCGTTGCCGCCGACGGATCAAATTCGACTCCGGACCACGACCGAACAATACATCGCGGCCATGCAGCACCATATTGACGCGGAAAACTCGGTCCTGTTTGTTGAAGGCGAGATCTGTCTGCAGGATGCCGGGATACCCGAACTTCCGTCCCGGAGCCTCACCGCCGACGAGCAGCAGGTTCGGCTCCTGGCGGAAGAACTTCTGCAACGCTACCCGCCCACGCCAAACGTGGAGGTCATTCGCGGCGATGGTTGCGTCATGTGTCCGGTCTATCAAAAGACCTGCGACGGCTACGAACGTGAATGGTCCAAGGCCTCCCGGTGGGGTCATGCGGAAGACGACGATCCGTTTTCCGACGGGTGACTCAATTTCCAAAAGCGTGGCGCCGCCAATGGCGAATCTCTCAACACCTAAGAAGCATCACATCACGGAGTAGCGGCCCTTCCCGGGTGCGGTCTCCCCCAATAAAGAACCAATGACCTGAGCCGCGCAGCATGAGCACGGAGTGATGGGGTGGCGTGCGGCTTTCCGAGCAAAATTGCGGGTGCAGCGCGCAACACGCAACACGAGCACGGGACAACTCCGATTTTCCCCACCGAGCCTATCAATCAGCTCCGTGCGTGATTACGGGAAGTCGAGCCAGCGCGCTGCCAATTGCTGCTTGAGCGCCGGATAAAATTCCGGCAGTCCGGCCATCTGTGCACAGCCGGGACAGAAATACGGCCCTTTGCCCGTGTCCATGAAACGGGGTTTCAGCAGATCCAACCGGCCCAGTTGCAGGGTCGCATCAAGATTTCAGAGTTGAAGCACGGCGCGCATTTTCGACGGCTGTTTGATCAGGTCCGCCAGAGTATAGCGATCCAGCACCGCGAAGAAGGCCGACGCGGCCTCATCCAGCACGCCCCGCAATTGGCAGGCTGGGAAGATTCGGCACTGAGAACCGGGTTTGTCCGTGCAATCTATGACGGCCTCGCTTTCCTCGCCCAAGCGGACGATGTCGCCGACTCGAATCTTCTCGGGGGCGCGGCCGAGAGTGAATCCACCTCCCGCTCCGCGCTGCGTTTGCAGATAACCGCTGCACCCCAAGTCGTGGACCACCTTGACCAGATGATGACGTGAAATGCCGAACGTCTCAGCCACCTGGTCGACGGTGACTCGCTGGGGCCCGCGCAGGGCCGCCTGCATGAGCACACGGAACGCGTAATCGGAATAAGCGCTCAATCGCATCGAAACCAAGATGCAGCGGAGATTGCAAGGACACAAGCTAAAAATGTATTTGAAATACAGCTTTAACTCGCCTACGTTTGGAGGGCGTTCTTTGGTGCACTGTTATGGAAACAACTTTGGAGATCATTCCATCCGCCGCTGCGGAAATAAATCATACCTTGGAGGTGCAGGAGAAGATTCAGTTTCTGCGCCAGATGCTCCGTATTCGGCGGTTTGAGCAGGCGGCGCTCAAACAATACCAGACCAGCGGCCAGATCGGCGGCTTTTTGCATCTTTGCATCGGCCAGGAATCCGTCGCCGTCGGCACGATGTCGCTGTGCGGCGACGACGACCATATCATCACCGGCTACCGCAACCACGGTCACGCCCTGGCGGCCGGCATGAGCATGAATGAATGCATGGCGGAGTTGTTCGGCAAGGCCACGGGTTGTTCCAAAGGGAAGGGGGGTTCGATGCACTTCTTCGCTCCGGACAAGAATTTCTGGGGCGGACACGGCATTGTCGCCGGGCAGACCCCGCTCGGCCTCGGATTGGCCTTCGCGCTGAAATACAAAGGCATCAAGGGCTGCTGCCTTTGCTACCTCGGTGACGGCGCGGTCAATCAGGGCGTTTATCAAGCCTCGCTCAATCTCGCCTCGCTGTGGAGTCTGCCGGTGGTTTACATCATCGAAAACAACCAATATTCGATGGGCACGAGTCAGGAACGTTCCTCCGCCTGCCGGGATTGCCTGGCGGCACGGGCCGAGGCTTACGACATCGAGTGGGATCGGTTTAACGGCGAGGACATTTACGAAGTGCGTGCCAAAACATTGCCCGCGATTCTGCGCGCGCGAGAGGAATCGCGGCCCACGGTTCTGGAAATCGCCACCTACCGTTACTATGGTCACTCGGTTTCCGACGCCAACGCCAAGAAATACCGCAGTCCGGAGGAAATTGAAAAATATCGCAAGCTGCACGACCCGATTCAGCTTTGGCAAAAGCGATTGTTGGACGAAGGCGTTTTGACCGAAGAACAGGCAGCCGAGTTGGATGCGGTGGCCATGGCCGAGGCCGCCGAGTCGGTGCGCTTTGCCCAGGAGAGTCCGTTGCCGGAGAAACCCGACATTTTCGCGGACGTTTACTGCGAAGTGGATCGGCAGACGGCCGCCGGCCGGACCGGAAAATTTTTCTTCAATGATTGACCGCGAATTTCCATGCCTGTCATCACTTATCGCAAAGCCTTGAACGACGCGCTGGCGGAGGAACTCGCGCGGGACGAAAACGTTTTCATCATCGGCGAGGAGGTCGCGCACTACAACGGCGCTTACAAGGTGACCGAAGGCTTGTGGCAACGGTTTGGCGACAAACGCGTGCTGGACACACCAATCACCGAAGCGGCGTTCATCGGCCTGAGTGCCGGCGCTTCGATGCTGGGGCTGCGCCCGGTCGTTGAATTGATGTTTTGGAGTTTTGCCTATGTGGCTTACGACCAGATCGTCAACAACGCCGGCTGCATCCGCTACATGTCCGGCGGCCAGATCAATCTGCCACTGGTCATTCGCGGCCCGGCCAACGGCGGCACCAACGTCGGCGCCACGCACTCGCACACGCCAGAAAGCATCCTGGCGAACAACCCCGGCGTGAAGGTCGTTTGCCCCGCCACGGCCTACGACGCAAAAGGGCTGATGAAAACCGCCATCCGCGACAACGATCCCGTCTTTGTAATGGAGAACACCCTGCTCTACGGCGAGACGTGGGAAGTGCCGGATGAGGAATACTTGATTCCGCTCGGCGTCGCCGACGTGAAACGCGAAGGCGCGGATGTCTCGCTCATCGCGCATGGACGCGCGGTCATCACGAGTTTGCAGGCGGCGGAAATTCTGGCGCACGAACACAACATCCACGCCGAGGTCGTGGATTTGCGCTCCATCCGCCCGCTGGATGAAGAAACTCTCCTGCGCTCCGTGCGCAAAACCCATCGTGCCGTGCTGGTGGACGAGAACAAACCCTTTTGTGCCGTGAGCGCCCAAATCGCCGCGACCATACAGGAAAAAGCGTTCGACGATCTGGACGCGCCGGTCCTGCGCGTTTGCACGCTGGACGCGCCGGCCATTTACAGTCCGCCGCTCGAAAAACTTCAACTGCCCACGCCCGAGCGCGTCGTGGAAAAAGTTTTAAGCATTGCCTGATGCCGTTATGCCCTACATTGAAATGCCCAAACTGAGCGACACGATGACCGAAGGCACCGTGGTCAAGTGGCGCAAGGCCGTCGGCGAGCCGGTTGACGTTGGCGACGTCATTGCCGAAATCGAAACTGACAAGGCGGTGATGGAACTGGAAGCTTTTGATGGCGGAACGCTCCAGGAAATCTATGTCAGTGAAGGTGGCAAGGCACGGATCGGCGAAAAACTGGCGTTGCTGCTGGCGGCGGGGGAAGACGCGCCGCAAAAGGACGGCCAGGCTGCCAAAACGCAACAAGTCAATCCGCTGGCCGGGAGTCCGAGCCGGACATCTCCGGCTCCAGCCAAAGCGGAGAAAGCCGCCGCACCCGTTTCGCGCGGCCGCGTGAAAGCCTCGCCATTGGCGAAGAAAATTGCGGGCGCAAAACGCGTGGACCTGGCTTTGATTCAAGGTTCCGGCCCAGGAGGACGCATCGTTGCCCGCGACGTCGAGTCGGCTCCCGTTACACCGGCGGCGATCCCAACAGCGGCGGCCGCAATTCCCGTCTTGCCGCCCGGCCCCGGCGACCGGCGCATACCGCTTACCGGAATGCGCAAAATCATTGCCGAGCGGTTGCTCGCCAGCAAAACGCAAATTCCGCATTTCTACCTGAACATTGAAGTGGACGCGGGTGAACTCGTCCGGCTGCGAACACAGTTGAACGAGCACTTGGAAAAGTCCGGTCAGGGCAAACTGACGTTCAATGATTTCATTTTGAAAGCCGTGGTCGCTGCCGCCACGAAGGTTCCGCGTGTCAATGCATCCTTCGCTGGCGACGCTGTTATTGAATACACCGACATTCACCCTTCGGTGGCGGTGGCCGTTGAGGATGGTTTGGTGACGCCGGTCATTCGGCAAGCGCAGAAGAAGTCGCTGCGCGAAATCAGCGAAGCGGTGAAAGACCTGGCCACGCGCGCCCGCAGCAAGAAAATCAAGCCGGAGGAATATCAGGGTGGCACGCTCACCGTGTCGAATCTGGGCAGCCACGGTATTGATAGCTTTTCGGCGGTCATCAATCCGCCGCAGGCCGTCATCCTTTCGATTGGCGCCATCGTGAAAAAGCCGGTGCTCAACGCACAGGACCAGATCGTTCCGGGCCATCGCCTCGCCATCGGTTTGAGCGCAGATCATCGTGTGGTGGATGGCGCCACCGGCGCGCAGTATCTCGCGGAACTGCGCGGGCTGCTCGAGAATCCAGCCGCGTTGTTGCTTTAATTGAATGCTTATGAATTACGATCTGATTGTCATTGGCGGCGGTCCCGCCGGCTATGTCGGCGCCATTCGCGCCGCGCAAGTGGGCAAACGCGTCGCCTGTGTCGAAAAAGAGCGAGCCGGCGGCACCTGCCTCAACTGGGGCTGCATCCCCACCAAATCGCTGCTGCGCAACGCCGAACTGTTTCACCTGATGAAGCAGCGCGGTGGCGAGTTCGGTTTCAGCTTCGACAACCTCCGTCACGACTGGAGCAAAATCATCAAACGCTCGCGCGACGTCGCCGACAAAAACGCCGCCGGCATCGAGCATTTGTTCAAGAAAAACAAGGTGGACTATGTTCGCGGCGAAGCGTCGCTCACCGACGCCGGTGCGGTGACGGTAAAAAGCGCCGATGGGAAAACCCAGAAACTCGAAGCCGCGAAAATTCTGATCGCCACCGGCGTCGTGTCGCGGCCGCTGTCCGATTTTCCGTTCAACGGCAAAACGGTCATCAGCAGCCGCGAAGCGATGGTTTTGGCAAAGCAACCCAAAGACATCATTATCATCGGCGCCGGCGCGATCGGTGTTGAGTTCGCCTATTTCTTCAACGCCTTCGGCACGAAGGTCACGCTCGTAGAGATGCTGCCGGATCTTCTGCCGCTTGAAGACGCCGAAGTTTCGCAAGCGCTGGAAAAGACCTTCGTTAAACAGGGTATCAACGTTCTGGCAGCCACCAAAGTCGTCAAAGCCGAAGCCACCGGCCAGGGCGTGAGGATCACCGTCGAAGGGAAAAAATCTGAAACGCTGGAGGCTGAAGTCTGCTTGGTGGCCATCGGTGTGCAGCCGTTGCTGCCGGCCGGCCTGTCGCTCCAACTCACGCCGCGCGGTTTCATCCAGACAACGGATCGTTATCAAACGAGTGTTCCGGAAGTCTTCGCCGCCGGAGACATCATCGGGCCGCCCTTGCTCGCGCATGTCGCCAGTTATGAAGCGATTCAGGCCGTCGAGGGGATGTTCACCCATCACCTCCCGAAGCGAATCAGCTTTTTTCCCAGTTGCACCTATTGCCAGCCGCAAGTAGCGAGTGTCGGTTTGACCGAGCGCGCGGCACGGGAACAGGGATTGAAATACCGGGTTGGGAAATTCCCCTTCAGCGCCAGCGGCAAAGCCCGCGCCGTGGGCGAAGTGGATGGTTTTGTGAAACTACTTTTTGGCGAGCCTTATGGCGAACTGCTCGGCGCACACATCATCGGCGCGGAAGCGACGGAGATGATCGCCGAACTGGGCCTGGCGCTCACGCTCGAAGCGACCCATGAGGAAATTGTGGCCAGCATTCATGCCCATCCGACCTTGAGCGAAGCCGTCCACGAAGCCACCGGTCAGGCTTATGGGGCCGCGATCCACCTTTAGCCGATGTGAGAATTTGGCATGAAGGAAGAAATGAAACCCGTTCAGGAATCGAAGCCAGCGTCAACGTTCGACGACGGCGTCGCGTGCGATGTTTGCGGAAGGTTCGGCGCTTATCGCTTTGGCGAGCGCTTGCTTTGCCAGGAATGTTACACGGGCAGCGGTTCTTGCTGCCCGGAGTTCGGCAAAGATGATTTGTGGACATTCCTGGAAGAAGGTCCGAAGGCATCGAGCCGATCCCTCGAGTCCCAATGAAACACATAAAGAGAAAGGCAAAACATCATGGCCGACAAGAATAGCCGATTGCCACAGAATGTTCCTGGCGCCTGGTATGTGGACTCCACCTGCATTGATTGCGATCTATGCCGGGAAACCGCATCCAGCGTTTTTCGGCGCGACGAAGATAATGGCAACAGCATCGTGTTCCACCAACCCGAGACCGTGGAGGAACTGCGCCAGGCAGAGGAAGCGATGGCCGGCTGCCCGGTCGAGGCAATCGGCAATGATGCCTCCTCGCCCTCTGCGCCAACCGAGACAGCAGATTCCGAATCACCCGGGCCGGCGGTCGTCGTTCCGTCGGTTTGCGCTCCTGATCAAGCCAGCGCTAAAAAACAGGTTGTGCCTGATCGTTGACATTTCCTGAACGAAGTGGATTTATGAAAATGAGATTTTTCCCAACCATCTTGGTTGGAGCCATTACTGCGACGCAATTGGCCTGCGCCGCCTTGCCTCATGTCGAAACTCAGCTCACCTACGCGCCGAATGTTCCTCCGCCGGTTACAAGGCAGAAACCGGCCATCGTGGAGGTTAATCTGGTCGCTGCGCACAAGGTGATGCCGCTGTCGTCTTCATCGGATTACACCTTTTGGACCTTCAACGACCATGTGCCGGGCCCGTTCATCCGCGTCCGCGCCGGTGATTGGCTGCAGGTGCGAATCTCCAACACCGATCCGAGCGGCATGCCGCACAACGTGGACTTTCACGCCGTGACGGGGCCGGGCGGCGGGGCGCAAGTGTTGACCGTCACACCGGGAACGACGAACGTGGGGTGGTTCCACCTTCTGCATCCGGGCCTGTTCGTCTATCATTGCGCGGTTCCGCCCATGATTGACCACATTGCCAACGGCATGTTTGGTCTCATTTTGGTGGATCCGACGAATGGATTGCCGCATGCCGATCGCGAGCTTTACGTCATGCAAAGTGAGTTTTATACGACAAACAATCCCAACGGCGGCCGGCTGCTCGGGTTCTCGCATGAGCGCGCCATGGAAGAACACCCGACTTATGTGGTGTTCAACGGCCAGTCCGGCTCCATGTTCTTCTCCGACGCGCCGTCCGCCAAAGCCGGCGATCGCATTCGCATCTACTTTGGCAACGCCGGCCCGAATCTCATCTCCTCCTTTCACGTCATCGGGACGCTGATGCAAAATGTCTATCGTGAAGGCAGCCTGACTGACCCTGCGGCGCACGATTTGCAAACGGTGACGGTGTCTCCCGGGTCGTCAGCCATCGTTGAGTTCACGCCGGTGGTGCCGGGAATTTACACGTTTTTGGATCACGACATGGCACACGCCGACAAGGGTGCGTCAGGACAAATAAACGTGAGTGGTGCGCCGCGGCTGGACATTTACCGCTCTGCGCAGGATGGCCCGCCAACACAGTAAACCGTTACCGATGGTCAGATTTGTGGTCGGACGGTTGCGTTCTGGAGACGTGAAAAATGCAGGACGAGGACAAAAGCGAGAAACGTGTGGTGGTGCTGGGCGCCGGCTTTGGAGGGCTGACGTTTTGTCAGGCCTTCAATTGTCCGCGTGCCCGGGTCACACTGGTGGACCGGCAAAACCACCACCTGTTTCAGCCCCTCCTGTATCAAGTCGCCACTGCCGGTTTGTCGGCGCCGGAGATTGCCCAACCCATCCGCTCAATCCTCTCTCGACGAAAGCATGCTGAGGTGCTCCTGGCCGAGGTCACAGGAATGGACCTGACCCGTCGCGAAGTGCGGCTTAACCACACTGTCATGACCTACGATTATCTGGTGCTGGCCCTTGGCGGCGTGACCAGCTACTTCGGCCATCCGGAGTGGGAGCAGCATGCGCCCGGGCTCAAATCACTGGACGATGCCTTGCGAATCCGGCGTCAAGTGCTGCTCGCGTTCGAACGGGCTGAAACCGCGCTCGACGCCGGTGAACAGGCACGCCTGATGACCATCGTGGTCGTGGGCGGTGGTGCCACCGGAGTTGAACTCGCCGGTGCGTTTGCCGAACTGGCTCGGCGTGTGTTGAAGCGGGACTTTCGCCGAATCGATCCGCGTCGCGCACGTGTGATCCTGCTGGAGGCAGGGCCGCGGCTGTTACCGCAATTCTCCGAGCAACTGGCCGCGAAGGCTGCACGCCGACTGACGGCGCTCGGAGTGGAAATTCACACTCACACTCGCGTCGAGAACATCGGGGAAGGGTTTCTTGTCCTGGCAAATGGCACTCGGATCGAAAGCGCGAACATGATTTGGGCCGCAGGGGTCGCAGCCAATCCGCTGGCGCGACTGCTGGGCGTCGAACTGGACCGCGCAGGAAGGGTGCGCGTCAGTCCGGACCTGAGTGTTCCTGGCCACCCGGAGGTTTTTGTTGTTGGTGACATGGCTGTGGTTCAGGGCCACGATGGGCGGACTGTGCCTGGAGTATCGCCAGCGGCAATCCAGATGGCACGCCATGTCGCACGCGTCATTGCCCGCGAGTGTCGGGCCGGTTCCGCGAATCTCTCCGGGCGGCCCGCGTTTCGGTATTGGAACAAGGGCACGATGGCCACGATTGGCCGGTCGGCCGCAGTCGCCCAAATTGGGCGTTTTGAATTCTCGGGGTGGCTGGCTTGGGCCGCATGGCTGCTTATACACCTGGTTTTCCTCATTGGTTTTCGCAATCGGGCGGCCGTCCTTTTGCAGTGGATTTACTCCTATTTCACCTACAAAAGAGGCGCTCGCATCATCACCGGTCTGGACAGCCTGCCCTAAATTCACGCCCCGGCGACCGCGGGAAGCGCCGGGCGGGGGGGCGCTGAAGACGCAGGCACGGGCTGAAGGGATGGGGCATTCTCAAACCTCCAAGAGCATCCGCAGTGGCTTCTCCACGCCCTCCTTGATGCGTCGCAGGAATATCACGGCTTCTTGGCCGGATAGCGCAATGGGGCGTTCTTATATGGCGTGCAACCCGGGGATGCCGCTCTAAGGCGGATTCACCAGCGGCGTCGAAAGCCATGATCCGAAGACTCCGCCGTTGGTTGTGGCGAACGTTCCGCCTTCAAGTTCATCGGGCTTGAGTTTGGTTCCCCGGTTGCCCTGGGCGAATGCGGAAACTGGTTGGTCGAACTCGGCAAAGCTCAACCGAACCGCCTCGCGCAACACTGGCACAACCAAACCGCGGTCGGTGCTGACGACCACACCGATGACTGTTGCGACCCAAGTCATACCCCTTTTCGCCAAGGGATGGCGCGAAATGCCAAAAGTGCTGGCAACCTCGTTTACGGCAACCCTTTAGGGGACTATGCAAGGCGGCTTGCACGAGCGGGCACCCTGAGTAATCGGAACAGGCGCTGCGTCGCATCGGGAAGCAAGCCGCATGAGCAGCAAGGGTGGATTCAAAGCTAAAGTTATATTTGAAATACAACTTTAGGTTCGTTATCCTTTTGTTCGACGAGCGCGCCTATGAACACTGCCAGCATCAACGAACACTACACTCACGATCATGACAGGCTGGATGAGCTCCTTCACCAGTTCTTAACGCTCAAGAACTCCGACCGTGCGCAGGCGGCCACCAATTTCCGGGAATTCAAAGCCGGGCTGGAACAACACATCGTATGGGAGGAGCAGATTCTGTTTCCTGCATTCGAGGGCAAGACTGGAATGGTCGCCGGGCCGACGGAAGTGATGCGTTGGGAACACCGGCAAATCCGGGGCTTTCTTGAATCCATCGCGGACAGGCTCGTGCGCGATGACTTTGACACGACTGACGAAGAAGCCGGCTTGCTGGCGGTGCTTGAACCGCACAACCACAAGGAGGAGAACATCCTCTATCCCATGATTGATCAGGTCACACGCGCTGAGGAGCGGGCGGAGATTTTCGCCCGCATGAGCGCGAGCGTAAGCCATTGAAAGCGCTCAACCGTCAAACCAAACACCTGAATGCCATCGCCGAAGAACTTTTGTGAAAACTATAACACCTGAAACCACTGTCGGAGAACTCGTCCGTGCTGTGCCAGCCCGTTCGCGCATCTTTGAAAACCTCGGCGTTGATTACTGCTGCGGTGGCAAGAAGCCATTGGCGGAAATCTGTCGCGCCAAAAACCTCGATCCTGCCACGGTGATTGCCATGCTGAACGCGCTCGACCGCGCGGCGGACGTGCCGAGCGCCAATCCCGACGCGATGGGTCTGGCCGAACTGTGTGATCACATCGAGCGTGCGCATCACGATTACCTGCGCGAAGAACTGCCGCGATTGGATTTCATGACGCGCAAAGTTGCCGCCGTTCATGGCGATCGTGAAGCACGACTGCTCGAGGTGCGGCGCGTGTTTGAATCGTTCAACGCGGCGATGACGGCGCATACGGACGAGGAAGAGGCGGTCGTATTTCCGAAGATTCGGCAGTTGGCGGCGGCGAATGGAAACCGGGCGGGCATCGTGACCGAACTCAAGGCCACCTTCGCAAAGCTGGAATCCGAGCATGACAGTGCCGGCGGAGCGCTCGAACGCTTCAAGGAATTGACGGACGGTTACACCCCGCCGGACTGGGCCTGCAATACGTTCCGCGCCCTCTACGACGGCCTTCGGCAGTTGGAGCGCAACATGCACCAGCATGTTCACAAGGAGAACAATGTCCTCTTTGTAAAGGCGCTGGCCACAGAGTAACCACGGCAAAGCTTCGGCCGCCGCCGAACATGCCCGCGCCCCGATCAATCCGAACATGACGCTCAGGCAGTTGTTGCCTGGGAGGCCGTGTTCGGAAGGTGTTGGAGGGCGCCGGAGCCAACCCCCCTTCGGGCTGGAGACCGGACACGCACGGAATTCCACGAGGCCGACTGAAGATTGGCAGCCTGCTTGAAAGGACGCGGGAGCGTTCGCTGGCGGACCCTGTCAAACTTGGAGCCCAGGAGCAGAGCACCATATACCGCAGCACCCGGGATCGGGAGGGGATCGCACAGTGGAGCCGCGTTCCGATGTGAGCAATCATTGACCTCGTGCGCCCCAAGCCGGAGGCGCGAACCGCGGATTTGATTCCTTTGGCGATGCCCTCCACGTCGGCGTCCATGACGACACGCGAACCGGCCCTACCGTTG
Proteins encoded:
- a CDS encoding dihydrolipoamide acetyltransferase family protein, translated to MPYIEMPKLSDTMTEGTVVKWRKAVGEPVDVGDVIAEIETDKAVMELEAFDGGTLQEIYVSEGGKARIGEKLALLLAAGEDAPQKDGQAAKTQQVNPLAGSPSRTSPAPAKAEKAAAPVSRGRVKASPLAKKIAGAKRVDLALIQGSGPGGRIVARDVESAPVTPAAIPTAAAAIPVLPPGPGDRRIPLTGMRKIIAERLLASKTQIPHFYLNIEVDAGELVRLRTQLNEHLEKSGQGKLTFNDFILKAVVAAATKVPRVNASFAGDAVIEYTDIHPSVAVAVEDGLVTPVIRQAQKKSLREISEAVKDLATRARSKKIKPEEYQGGTLTVSNLGSHGIDSFSAVINPPQAVILSIGAIVKKPVLNAQDQIVPGHRLAIGLSADHRVVDGATGAQYLAELRGLLENPAALLL
- a CDS encoding Rrf2 family transcriptional regulator → MRLSAYSDYAFRVLMQAALRGPQRVTVDQVAETFGISRHHLVKVVHDLGCSGYLQTQRGAGGGFTLGRAPEKIRVGDIVRLGEESEAVIDCTDKPGSQCRIFPACQLRGVLDEAASAFFAVLDRYTLADLIKQPSKMRAVLQL
- a CDS encoding thiamine pyrophosphate-dependent enzyme, with amino-acid sequence METTLEIIPSAAAEINHTLEVQEKIQFLRQMLRIRRFEQAALKQYQTSGQIGGFLHLCIGQESVAVGTMSLCGDDDHIITGYRNHGHALAAGMSMNECMAELFGKATGCSKGKGGSMHFFAPDKNFWGGHGIVAGQTPLGLGLAFALKYKGIKGCCLCYLGDGAVNQGVYQASLNLASLWSLPVVYIIENNQYSMGTSQERSSACRDCLAARAEAYDIEWDRFNGEDIYEVRAKTLPAILRAREESRPTVLEIATYRYYGHSVSDANAKKYRSPEEIEKYRKLHDPIQLWQKRLLDEGVLTEEQAAELDAVAMAEAAESVRFAQESPLPEKPDIFADVYCEVDRQTAAGRTGKFFFND
- a CDS encoding alpha-ketoacid dehydrogenase subunit beta codes for the protein MPVITYRKALNDALAEELARDENVFIIGEEVAHYNGAYKVTEGLWQRFGDKRVLDTPITEAAFIGLSAGASMLGLRPVVELMFWSFAYVAYDQIVNNAGCIRYMSGGQINLPLVIRGPANGGTNVGATHSHTPESILANNPGVKVVCPATAYDAKGLMKTAIRDNDPVFVMENTLLYGETWEVPDEEYLIPLGVADVKREGADVSLIAHGRAVITSLQAAEILAHEHNIHAEVVDLRSIRPLDEETLLRSVRKTHRAVLVDENKPFCAVSAQIAATIQEKAFDDLDAPVLRVCTLDAPAIYSPPLEKLQLPTPERVVEKVLSIA
- a CDS encoding DUF3088 family protein — encoded protein: MDLLKPRFMDTGKGPYFCPGCAQMAGLPEFYPALKQQLAARWLDFP
- a CDS encoding hemerythrin domain-containing protein, translated to MNAGIAADRTNKKPSAGEQAPGIYLQAEGERGIYHYKDCEGRITCHYHGCPWIAGKRIWRSLGFAFMAQSSLKLAREEYNRRRTEAGGQSKQHALSMRAGAENNSETKKAADPGGKLSVAEILTRCRDAGFPDKYLTTGAVIDFGPSSCHVAAMQLLEELRAEHDLIDQMLDSFRTAVSQFVGAQSGPQDLVRFVRFFRVYADQFHHSREEQVLFATLANQLHLPGDHGPIAVLTDDHRQFKAWLDQIEQLVAKQPLPPTDQIRLRTTTEQYIAAMQHHIDAENSVLFVEGEICLQDAGIPELPSRSLTADEQQVRLLAEELLQRYPPTPNVEVIRGDGCVMCPVYQKTCDGYEREWSKASRWGHAEDDDPFSDG